One window of the Zea mays cultivar B73 chromosome 3, Zm-B73-REFERENCE-NAM-5.0, whole genome shotgun sequence genome contains the following:
- the LOC103651714 gene encoding uncharacterized protein — MRDRVRCMAGPPPPSHVHDGSLCPQGQRPCIDQRCAKEEMERYEFFSEFSKLGAQKVWNAVDSYWQTPTTALRDIGDPAKDLRVTGSLSRFWANGGDDDECDIDQDSGVYPSALTANRLANKTAFTVEQLVQKIEGLPDQKFQEQATVIDTYKKEVKNFLAFDQTVPPSSKLKPWHGPLPPKRISPSLTLADCPVLTDLRHKKKGHRRLRDLGGALRRSWGRNGEFQILNRDPRFPGRVSDAVQRKGVVTDNGPLLGSKGTSPRIHFIPKQALGRLMSRRGRLARSELDCAEASLFPVTCIAIRNQNFSTPTPPPTSITHNATTFADIVRFGRTRMDGEGQRRGGFRAPGVIGRSGGGFGFGNRVEGFTSGGFGQAYGPNGAGRISGQHLGPQFGFGAVGHNNRVPQNSQQTIVFGHGQQQPASFSVGGAQHGTQQVGVGGQKHDYHNQRYKDNSGSGRQVERGFWPKQHANRGRAPFSKGPSFNHIAASGSEGLQKGLGRHLQHNSDGGSSGIGDNMILMDKTASKRSFQEVEENRPPSKKVEVLVETKKEASKPQGELFEVAEVSAKGRGKWCFRCRTKGHVSVECTTILFCQLCESDDHVAAICPIKKKPRLMAYSVGYAMDGLGFYHIPHGPISMSKKDNTLALITFMGGELKEAELVAHMERLIPGKHGWDVQLHAPNTWVANFPSKAELKRTVTFGSADLKNGLLLKFEEFEEEEYCGEELPRVWMRVLNLPKGLRTYEVLWAIGTMFGATTKVDMITTRKNTFGRFEVAVLNASIVPNQMEVVIGTRWFELVFEIEGEIGEAMEPITHRENGNEGDHGNADRRDTTMEENNSKAKDTNGNSWAAPSFASNRRDVGKGVQMDDGALDDFDEDDLLEDEVMEQSPAVSPKYAVLSAVLDAGLGEQAKQPSGQHDCEMQEGCNSKPGLVEHSKVPRDDCSKMKEATATLGHQLKCDGQQSDASFSSEVALPVIPKPVKVLNKISAALPKRRSKRREAEVDEDMLERAKRVVAKKNLDGPEGHFQRDTLDKVLDTVAEGGGQTSSKMGLSCA; from the exons ATGAGAGACAGAGTCAGATGCATGGCCGGGCCACCACCACCAAGCCATGTACATGATGGATCGCTTTGTCCTCAAGGTCAGCGACCATGCATCGATCAGCGCTGCGCCAAGGAGGAAATGGAGAGGTATGAATTTTTTTCTGAATTCTCAAAACTTGGTGCGCAGAAAGTATGGAACGCTGTGGATTCATATTGGCAAACTCCCACCACCGCCTTACGGGATATTGGTGACCCTGCTAAAGACCTTCGGGTCACAGGCTCCTTATCACGGTTCTGGGCAAATGGAGGAGATGACGATGAATGTGATATAGATCAGGATTCCGGTGTCTATCCCTCTGCACTCACGGCCAACCGGCTGGCAAATAAGACGGCTTTTACTGTGGAACAGCTTGTCCAGAAAATCGAGGGACTACCTGATCAGAAGTTTCAGGAGCAGGCCACTGTAATTGACACATATAAAAAAGAGGTCAAGAattttttagcttttgaccagacgGTTCCTCCAAGTAGCAAGTTAAAGCCGTGGCATGGGCCATTACCTCCAAAAAGAATCTCTCCGTCACTAACGCTAGCAGACTGTCCTGTTTTGACAGATCTGAGGCATAAGAAAAAGGGACATCGGAGACTCAGAGATCTTGGAGGCGCCTTACGCCGGAGCTGGGGAAGAAATGGGGAGTTTCAAATTTTAAATCGAGATCCACGTTTTCCGGGTCGTGTGTCCGATGCAGTCCAACGAAAAGGTGTGGTAACAGATAATGGACCTTTGTTGGGCTCAAAAGGCACAAGCCCAAGGATTCATTTCATACCAAAGCAGGCTTTGGGGAGGCTTATGTCCCGTCGAGGCCGGTTAGCCAGGTCTGAACTTGATTGTGCTGAAGCATCGTTGTTCCCTGTGACTTGCATTGCCATAAGAAACCAGAACTTCTCGACCCCCACGCCGCCGCCAACCTCGATCACCCACAACGCCACAACATTTGCTGACATTGTGAGGTTTGGGAGGACTAGGATGGATGGGGAAGGTCAACGCAGAGGAGGTTTTAGGGCACCTGGAGTCATTGGCAGATCTGGAGGTGGCTTTGGTTTCGGCAATCGCGTGGAGGGGTTCACCTCGGGAGGCTTTGGGCAGGCGTATGGTCCAAATGGTGCGGGGCGAATTTCTGGCCAACACCTAGGTCCTCAGTTCGGATTTGGTGCCGTTGGACACAACAACAGGGTGCCGCAAAACTCCCAGCAAACAATAGTTTTTGGACATGGACAGCAGCAACCTGCCTCGTTCTCAGTTGGAGGAGCTCAACATGGTACACAACAGGTTGGTGTTGGGGGACAGAAACATGATTATCATAATCAGCGCTACAAGGATAATTCTGGGTCTGGTCGACAGGTAGAAAGAGGTTTTTGGCCAAAGCAGCATGCTAACAGGGGCCGGGCCCCATTCTCCAAAGGTCCAAGTTTCAACCATATTGCAGCTAGTGGTTCTGAAGGTCTTCAAAAGGGGTTGGGCAGACATTTACAACATAATAGTGATGGAGGTTCAAGTGGCATTGGGGACAACATGATTTTGATGGATAAAACTGCCTCTAAACGTTCCTTTCAGGAAGTTGAAGAAAACAGGCCACCCTCTAAAAAGGTTGAAGTATTAGTTGAGACCAAGAAAGAGGCGAGTAAACCACAAGGGGAATTGTTTGAAGTGGCAGAAGTGTCAGCAAAAGGGAGGGGTAAGTGGTGTTTTCGATGCAGGACAAAGGGCCATGTGTCAGTGGAATGCACTACAATCTTGTTTTGCCAATTGTGTGAAAGTGATGACCATGTCGCTGCTATATGCCCAATAAAGAAAAAACCTCGTCTGATGGCTTACTCGGTGGGTTATGCGATGGATGGTCTGGGCTTCTACCATATCCCCCATGGCCCTATTTCCATGTCAAAAAAGGATAATACTTTGGCTTTGATCACATTTATGGGAGGCGAGCTTAAGGAAGCTGAACTTGTTGCTCATATGGAGAGGTTAATTCCAGGAAAACACGGTTGGGATGTTCAGTTGCATGCCCCAAATACTTGGGTGGCTAATTTCCCATCTAAAGCTGAATTGAAGCGAACTGTAACATTTGGGTCTGCTGATCTTAAGAATGGATTACTTCTGAAATTCGAAGAGTTTGAGGAGGAAGAGTATTGTGGAGAAGAGCTACCAAGGGTGTGGATGCGTGTATTAAACCTCCCAAAAGGGTTAAGAACATATGAGGTTCTATGGGCGATTGGGACGATGTTTGGTGCCACAACTAAGGTGGATATGATTACTACAAGGAAAAATACCTTTGGAAGATTTGAGGTTGCAGTTCTCAATGCTAGCATTGTGCCCAATCAAATGGAGGTCGTTATTGGAACTCGTTGGTTTGAGTTGGTTTTTGAGATAGAAGGAGAAATTGGTGAAGCTATGGAACCAATTACTCATAGGGAGAATGGTAATGAGGGGGATCATGGGAATGCCGATAGAAGGGACACCACTATGGAGGAGAATAACTCCAAAGCAAAAGACACAAATGGCAATTCTTGGGCTGCACCTTCCTTTGCTAGCAACAGAAGGGACGTAGGAAAGGGTGTCCAGATGGACGATGGTGCTCTGGATGATTTTGATGAGGATGACCTGCTCGAGGATGAGGTGATGGAACAATCTCCTGCTGTTTCACCAAAATATGCAGTCCTTAGTGCTGTTCTTGATGCAGGCTTAGGTGAGCAGGCCAAACAGCCATCTGGACAGCATGACTGTGAGATGCAGGAGGGCTGTAATTCAAAGCCTGGTTTGGTGGAGCATAGCAAAGTGCCTAGGGACGATTGCAGCAAAATGAAAGAAGCTACTGCGACTTTGGGACACCAATTGAAGTGTGATGGTCAGCAGTCTGACGCCAGCTTTAGCTCTGAAGTTGCTCTTCCAGTGATACCCAAGCCGGTAAAAGTCCTCAATAAAATTTCTGCAGCCTTGCCAAAAAGGAGAAGCAAGAGGCGGGAAGCAGAAGTAGATGAGGACATGCTGGAACGTGCGAAAAGAGTGGTGGCGAAGAAAAATCTTGATGGACCGGAAG GTCACTTTCAGAGGGACACATTGGACAAGGTTCTGGACACTGTTGCAGAAGGAGGAGGACAGACCTCAAGTAAAATGGGCCTGTCGTGTGCTTGA
- the LOC103649559 gene encoding uncharacterized protein codes for METVAASYGGGGEKRELQQQNKQAGGCGHHHHFQMPLHYPRYRREDYEGMPEWQLDRLLSEYGLPVAGGSVQQKRAFAMGAFLWDAGDN; via the coding sequence ATGGAGACGGTGGCGGCGAgttacggcggcggcggcgaaaaGAGGGAGCTGCAGCAGCAGAACAAGCAGGCGGGCGGGTGCGGGCACCACCACCACTTCCAGATGCCGTTGCACTACCCGAGGTACAGGCGGGAGGACTACGAGGGCATGCCCGAGTGGCAGCTCGACCGCCTCCTCTCCGAGTACGGCCTGCCCGTCGCCGGCGGCTCCGTCCAGCAGAAGCGCGCCTTCGCCATGGGCGCCTTCCTCTGGGACGCCGGCGACAACTAA
- the LOC100283373 gene encoding peptidase C45, acyl-coenzyme A/6-aminopenicillanic acid acyl-transferase, with the protein MGGAGELDAFDAGRCADGYALGLAVGRRFAEVIQSRMRQDLVLREQLLPFASTAQAQALLAALQSANRQRYPRYWDELVGTADGSGVPLLHVILVNFRKEVLPFIPKQEEEKEKEEAGGDCSDVLIVSDSTAIAAHNEDGDVALLGHTYLVRATLPDGASFTAYTCAGELPSCAFGFNTNGVAFTLNSVPPANDEIVAGAIARNFVSRDLLEAKNLEDAMHRVCSPAVSVGHSYNLTDVRGRRIVNVETASGNRFAVREAGAVPFFHANMYRHLQVKQVPDENSMSRERRAAQCSSAVDVDSKEAALSLLGDTADEKYPIYMTGPRLYTLCTVLVDLDEATMTIYKGNPRDGNAAHVLRIRADPPAG; encoded by the exons ATGGGCGGCGCCGGCGAGCTAGACGCCTTCGACGCCGGCCGCTGCGCGGACGGGTACGCGCTGGGCCTCGCCGTGGGCCGTCGGTTCGCCGAGGTCATCCAGAGCAGGATGCGGCAGGACCTCGTGCTCCGGGAGCAGCTGCTGCCGTTCGCGTCGACGGCGCAGGCGCAGGCGCTCCTGGCCGCGCTCCAGTCCGCCAACAGGCAGAGGTACCCGCGGTACTGGGACGAGCTGGTGGGCACCGCCGACGGCAGCGGCGTCCCGCTCCTCCAC GTCATCCTGGTCAACTTCAGGAAGGAGGTCCTGCCGTTCATCCCTAAGCAGGAggaggagaaggagaaggaggAGGCCGGCGGCGACTGCTCCGACGTCCTCATCGTCAGCGACTCCACGGCGATCGCCGCGCACAACGAGGACGGGGACGTCGCGCTGCTCGGCCACACGTACCTCGTGCGGGCCACGCTGCCGGACGGCGCGTCCTTCACCGCCTACACCTGCGCCGGCGAGCTCCCGAGCTGCGCCTTCGGGTTCAACACCAACGGAGTG GCCTTCACGCTGAACTCGGTCCCCCCGGCGAACGACGAGATCGTCGCGGGCGCCATTGCCCGGAACTTCGTGTCCCGGGACCTGCTAGAAGCGAAGAACCTCGAGGACGCAATGCAC AGGGTCTGTTCACCGGCCGTCTCAGTCGGCCACAGCTACAACCTGACGGACGTCAGAGGGCGGAGGATCGTCAACGTCGAGACCGCCTCCGGGAACCGGTTCGCCGTCCGCGAGGCCGGCGCCGTGCCCTTCTTCCACGCCAACATGTACCGGCATCTCCAAGTGAAGCAG GTGCCGGACGAGAACTCGATGAGCAGGGAGAGGAGAGCTGCGCAGTGTTCGTCAGCAGTGGATGTGGACTCCAAAGAGGCGGCGCTCTCGCTGCTGGGAGACACAGCTGACGAGAAGTACCCGATCTACATGACAG GTCCGAGGTTGTACACTCTGTGCACTGTTTTGGTTGACCTGGACGAGGCGACCATGACCATATACAAAGGAAACCCAAGGGACGGAAACGCTGCTCATGTTCTTCGAATCCGTGCCGACCCGCCTGCCGGTTAA
- the LOC100272417 gene encoding uncharacterized protein LOC100272417 → MSQLLHLPDLAAPRTRMGSALAAGARVKQGEAGTARGRVLRVADPVRRECLVPVPPPPVLAAGRRGDDDDVDEERQRYYLNLGYAIRTLREELPDVLCKDHSFDIYREDIVFRDPLNTFKGLGNYKRLFWALRLTGRVFFRASWVEVVSIWQPAENSILLRWTAHGVPRVPWGWWDAAHARFDGASVYKLDRNGKIYEHKVHNVATNPPAKSKVLPVHELVRSLGCPSTAQPTCSDF, encoded by the exons ATGTCTCAGTTGCTGCACCTGCCGGACCTCGCGGCGCCGCGGACCAGGATGGGCTCGGCGCTGGCGGCGGGGGCCCGCGTCAAGCAGGGGGAGGCGGGGACGGCGAGGGGGCGGGTGCTCAGGGTCGCCGACCCCGTGCGGCGGGAGTGCCTGGTGCCGGTCCCGCCGCCGCCGGTCCTCGCCGCGGGGAGgcgcggagacgacgacgacgtcgACGAGGAGAGGCAGCGGTACTACCTCAACCTGGGCTACGCGATCCGGACGCTCAGGGAGGAGCTCCCCGACGTGCTCTGCAAGGACCACAGCTTCGACATCTACAG AGAAGACATTGTCTTCAGAGACCCTCTCAACACATTCAAGGGCCTGGGAAACTACAAGAGGCTCTTCTGGGCGCTGCGCCTCACCGGCCGGGTCTTCTTCAGGGCGTCGTGGGTTGAAGTGGTCAGCATATGGCAGCCCGCCGAGAACAGCATCCTGCTTCGCTGGACCGCCCACGGCGTCCCTCGGGTGCCCTGGGGCTGGTGGGACGCCGCCCACGCCCGCTTCGACGGCGCGTCCGTGTACAAGCTCGACAGGAACGGCAAGATCTACGAGCACAAGGTGCACAACGTCGCTACGAACCCGCCGGCCAAGTCCAAGGTCCTGCCGGTCCACGAGCTGGTCAGGTCACTCGGTTGCCCCTCCACTGCCCAACCCACATGTTCTGACTTCTGA